The genomic segment GATTGTCATCTTCATGAAGTAATGCGCGCCCCAAGCTGGCATGCAGAACCGGGATTTGCTGATTGAGCCTGCGGGCCTGCTCCCATTCAGAAAGAGCCTCGCTTGTCAGGTCGCGCGAAAAATACAGCGTGCCTAGCAAATAGTGCGCGGTCGCATCCTGCGAATTGAGGCGAACAGCGGTCTGCAGGGCTTCCAGATCTTCCGCGCGGCTGGGAAATACATAGTTCGTTGGAAGCTGCGCGGCAGCGTTCAAATCCGTTGAGGAAGGTCTCCCGAGCTTGTCGCGGCAATCTGCGCGGAAGTAGGCGACCATTGGATGCTTGCCGGGTGCGAGCACTCCCGGTTCAGCTTGATCAGGTACGGCCGCGGGATAATTGCGCGACAAAACATCAAGGGCCCGGGAATACATGCCGAGACGCATGTATTCGGACGCGACATTCAATACACGCTCAGCGTCATCACCAAGGTGTTGCAGATCAGGTTTGCCGATTTGCTCTAGCAGAAAAGCGCGCTGCGGAAATCGCGTTAGCCATTCCCTGGCGAGGCTCTGAGCCTCTACGGTCTTCCCTTCAGCCGCCAGCACCGCGGACAACTCCTCAGCCGCACGCGGATCATCAGGAGCGGAGCGACTTGCCGATCGCAAATAGAATTCTGCTTGCTGCAGATTGCCATCGCGGGCTGAAAGTTCGGCCAAACGCACTCCCGCTGCTGCGCGAAATGCCGGTAGCCGCTCGGCTGATTCATAAGCTTCGCGCGCTTTTCGGTTCTGCCCCAAACCGTCGTATGCGATCCCGAGATAGTAGGAAACCTCCGCATCAGTGGTGTCTCGAGCCGCCACGGGCTGCAGAAGGGTCCTGGCTTCCTCGTATCGCAGCAAACTGGCGCACAGGCGTCCTGCGGCTTTGCGCAATTGCACGCTCTCCGGGAATCTCGCAAGGGCATCGCGATAAGTGCGCAGGGCCGACAGGAGCTCACCGTTGAGTTCCTCTTCATTCCCTAGCTGGAGCCAGTCATCCTCCGTGCGATGCTCCCGGTCTGGCATGTTGACGGAAGGCTGGGGACCGGTTCGTATTTGTTCCGCCGGTGTCCAATCGTATCCGCCCTCAGTCTGCTGCAGAAGCAAAGCATCTTTGCTGTCGCGGAGCTCGAACGTGTATTTCTGCTGCGCCTCGGCCTTTTCGATTCGATGCGACCAGGTGTGATGCGGACTGAGGTCAGCCTTCTCTTGGTAAACCTCATGATCCCCGGCCAGAATGCGAAGCGTTGCCCCGGAGATTTCCCGGTTTACATTCAGTCCGGCAACAAGCGCCTGTTGCTGCCTCTCCAGGTGAACCACCCCGGTTAGGTTCGCCCTCGAGATTCCACCAATATCGCGAACCGGCATCCAGAACTCAGAGAATCGGATCGTCTGTCGCGGCTCGAGAAACGCATACGTTTCCTGATTGCGAAACAGCCCTGCCTGGACTTCCATGTACGCACTGTTGTTGTCCGAGAGAGCCGTCCGCCAGTCCAATCCATCCGGATCGGTGCCCCATGACCAGATCTTCTTTGCAGGGAGCTGCGAATAGTCGGCATAGTGAACAACGCCTGTGTGGGTGTGCGGATTCCAAATGCCCATGAAGGGCTCCCGGCTTCCATGCACGAATAGAGAGACTGGTCCACTCGTCTGATTCTTCACAACGCTCAGGTCGGTGCCGTCCTTCTGGATCGGCCAGGGCTCGACGTCACGAAAACCGTGGCTCGCCGTGAAACGCATCGGATACTGAATCCGCGAGTCATCCCAAACCTGCACGCCCGCATTGTTCCACCAGTAGAAGCGATGCCGAACATCGCTGCGATTGTTCAGGGTGACTCTCTCTTCGAGGACCGTCGAATGAGGCTGGAGAACGAGTTCCACCGACCACTGCATTCCGTACACGCGGTCGATGTTGCCGACCTGAACGAATGCGCTACCGTCTTCCCTGCTCCCGAAAGCGAAGTCGACAGGAGAGAGACTCACCCAATTGTGGGAGACCGGGAAATTGAACTCGATGCCAAACGCTGCCCAAGCGCCCCTGTACGATATGGCGGCCTTCTTTATCGAAGGGTTCGCGTAAAACATGGGCTGGCCGCTGATCTTATCAGTGCACGTGTAAAGATGGCCTCCGAGGTCGGGCAGCACTGAGCACTTCAGGTACTCATTCTCCAGAAAAACGGCACGCCAGGCATGATCGGTCCGCTGGTTGGTCAGATTCGTGCGAAGCGTATACGGATAGTTGAATCGGTCGTTCGCATATTGATCAAACGGCGGATTGGGATCGGGAGCAGCTTCCTCGTACGTGGGCAGCGTCAGAGTGCCTTGCCACACGCGGACTTGTGCCGTTGCCTGACATAAGGAGAAGAGCACGAATGCGGAGAGTAAGCTTGAGCGCATAATCATGGCTGAGTCTGCTTGAAACCACCCCGCCATTATCTACGCCCAACAACAGTCGGGACAGATTTAATTGGGAGGGACGAAGAATGTTCGACCGATTCGATCCTTTCGATGCTTCTTCGCGGAGCTGCGGGCAGGCGCTGTAGGACTATGAGGCAATTTCGTCGCACGGAGTGGGCGCAACCCTTGTAGAGTTTAGGTATCTTTTTTTGGGGCGGCTGCGGCTATTTGCGGCCAATCAGAAACAGGGACGTTCATGCCAATCGGATCCCGATGGTTCTCCGGCCGAACCTGGATACTACACGTCAGCTTGGGCACAATGCTGCTCTCGCTCTGTCTAGTTCGAGCTTTAGAGGCTCAAGAGACGGAGCCCCTGATGCCCATGCAAGCTCGCTCCGAGGACGGCGCCGAATTTCGCTGGCTCCACAAGAAGGTGCTGGATTCCCGCGTGCTCGATAGCATGGAGGATCTTTCCTCGTGGTCTTTCGTGGGCGATGGCGAAATGACGCTAGCCACGGATCGAGCCAGATACGGAGAGCACGCCCTGCGCATCAGCTCAACCACGAATGTTGCGCAAGCCGGCGGCGATAAGGAATGGGAAGACCTGGTGGCCACGCGGAAGTTCGCAAATGAGGACTGGTCCCGGTTCAATCGGATTTCTCTCTGGGTTTATCCCGACGTAGTCGGCGCTCCCGCAATCTCCTGCACGCTGGTGCTCAATAACGACGGCAAGCACAAACTTCCCGACAGCTATAACGAAGGCCGTCACGAATCGATTCCTCTCAAGAACCATGAGTGGAATCAAATCGTGTGGGAGATCGCCCCTCTCTCACGCGACCATGTCACGGCCGTGGATTTCGCTTATAGCCTTCCCAAGAAAATCCCTGATCCCGGAGATCGCACGGTCCTCTACATAGATCAACTCGAGTTGCAGACTGTGGTGCCCGATCACGTAGAAGGATGGGACGTAGCCGCAGGCAAAATCGCTTTCAGCCACAGCGGGTACACAGCCGGTTCCCAAAAGAGTGCCATAGCCAGCGATCTGGCTGCCCACGAATTCTCCCTCATCGATCAACAAACGGGCCGGGTGGTATTCACGAGGCCGGTCGAAGCGGCGACAACTCCCCTCGGAAAGTATCAGACTCTGGATTTTTCCCACTTTCGCCAGCCCGGCACATATGCGATCAAGGCCGGAGACACGCTGACCCGCTCTTTCCGCATTGGCGACGACGCATGGCGCAGCAGTATCTGGAAAGCCATCAACTTCATGTACAGCGAGCGTTGCGGAACAAACATTCCGGGGATCCATAACCGCTGCCACCAGGATATCTACACGACGCATGGAGACCAGCGAATCGTAGTCAACGGCGGATACCACGACGCCGGCGACCTGAGCGCCACCGGTCACACGCCAGCCATGGCATATGCGTTGCTCTCTCTGGCTGAATCGCTAAGGAGCCAGGGCGAAGACTCCGCTCTGACGGCTCGCCTGCTCAACGAAGCGCGTTGGGGCTTGAACTGGGTTTTGAAAACCCGCTTTGGCAATGGCTATCGCAGCACTGGGCAGCTCGTGAGCTATTGGACTGACGGTGTCATGGGAACGGCAGATGATCGCTTCGGAGAGGCGGTCAACAATCCGGAATGGAATTTCCGGGTGGCCGCCGTCGAAGCTTTGGCGGCGCGGATGTTCAAAGGCAGCGACCCGGACCTGGCAGCCCGGAGCCTGGCAACTGCGGAAGAAGATTGGAAGTATGCGGTGGACGGTTTGAAGACTGCAGCGCCACTTCCGGAGGTGTACGGCGCCTCCGACGAACTGGAGAGAATCTCGTACGGCGTCGTGGCATCGATCGAACTTTACCGGGCCACGGGCGAGCAACGATACGCCGATGAAGCTGTCGCACTGGGCGACCAGGTGCTGGCCTCACAGGAACGTCGGCTGCAGCCATGGAGCATTCCCTTAACCGGATACTTCTATACCAGCCCCAAACGTGAGAACCTGTTTCACCGCTTTCATGTCGGACAGGAACAGGAGCCGATCATCGCTCTCGTCCGACTCTGCGAAGCCTTGCCCAACCACGACAAATGGATGAAGTGGTACTCAGCAGTTGTACTGCACTCGCAGTATTACTTGAAGGCC from the Occallatibacter riparius genome contains:
- a CDS encoding DUF5107 domain-containing protein, with amino-acid sequence MRSSLLSAFVLFSLCQATAQVRVWQGTLTLPTYEEAAPDPNPPFDQYANDRFNYPYTLRTNLTNQRTDHAWRAVFLENEYLKCSVLPDLGGHLYTCTDKISGQPMFYANPSIKKAAISYRGAWAAFGIEFNFPVSHNWVSLSPVDFAFGSREDGSAFVQVGNIDRVYGMQWSVELVLQPHSTVLEERVTLNNRSDVRHRFYWWNNAGVQVWDDSRIQYPMRFTASHGFRDVEPWPIQKDGTDLSVVKNQTSGPVSLFVHGSREPFMGIWNPHTHTGVVHYADYSQLPAKKIWSWGTDPDGLDWRTALSDNNSAYMEVQAGLFRNQETYAFLEPRQTIRFSEFWMPVRDIGGISRANLTGVVHLERQQQALVAGLNVNREISGATLRILAGDHEVYQEKADLSPHHTWSHRIEKAEAQQKYTFELRDSKDALLLQQTEGGYDWTPAEQIRTGPQPSVNMPDREHRTEDDWLQLGNEEELNGELLSALRTYRDALARFPESVQLRKAAGRLCASLLRYEEARTLLQPVAARDTTDAEVSYYLGIAYDGLGQNRKAREAYESAERLPAFRAAAGVRLAELSARDGNLQQAEFYLRSASRSAPDDPRAAEELSAVLAAEGKTVEAQSLAREWLTRFPQRAFLLEQIGKPDLQHLGDDAERVLNVASEYMRLGMYSRALDVLSRNYPAAVPDQAEPGVLAPGKHPMVAYFRADCRDKLGRPSSTDLNAAAQLPTNYVFPSRAEDLEALQTAVRLNSQDATAHYLLGTLYFSRDLTSEALSEWEQARRLNQQIPVLHASLGRALLHEDDNPEKALSVFQEGLHADPANIELYTGMDQALSILRRPPQERVAALERYPDHANIPSNLVYELILNLVEAGEFEKAEALFHNRFFPREEGGLNVREVWLELEVQRATSLARSGGCTEALRQVDDVAKPKPDLPFTRDGLEPFLRSARFSYLVGNVYKDCGERQKARASFERSTQQSGFENAVWSWKASRELPDFDERAARQKLNGILERSNGDSERSSWWLYNRAVLDSAAGNDQQAQKEFREALLAPDRLMAYHLTRLAMSSAP
- a CDS encoding glycoside hydrolase family 9 protein, which gives rise to MPMQARSEDGAEFRWLHKKVLDSRVLDSMEDLSSWSFVGDGEMTLATDRARYGEHALRISSTTNVAQAGGDKEWEDLVATRKFANEDWSRFNRISLWVYPDVVGAPAISCTLVLNNDGKHKLPDSYNEGRHESIPLKNHEWNQIVWEIAPLSRDHVTAVDFAYSLPKKIPDPGDRTVLYIDQLELQTVVPDHVEGWDVAAGKIAFSHSGYTAGSQKSAIASDLAAHEFSLIDQQTGRVVFTRPVEAATTPLGKYQTLDFSHFRQPGTYAIKAGDTLTRSFRIGDDAWRSSIWKAINFMYSERCGTNIPGIHNRCHQDIYTTHGDQRIVVNGGYHDAGDLSATGHTPAMAYALLSLAESLRSQGEDSALTARLLNEARWGLNWVLKTRFGNGYRSTGQLVSYWTDGVMGTADDRFGEAVNNPEWNFRVAAVEALAARMFKGSDPDLAARSLATAEEDWKYAVDGLKTAAPLPEVYGASDELERISYGVVASIELYRATGEQRYADEAVALGDQVLASQERRLQPWSIPLTGYFYTSPKRENLFHRFHVGQEQEPIIALVRLCEALPNHDKWMKWYSAVVLHSQYYLKAASAVDEPFGVLPAAVYRDSEVRLIPESKTWTPLRAADRDAYFQEVHKGIPLGGEYYLRRFPVWFDFRGNSSVLLSQAKALSAAGRLRGDLDAEDLAQKQAQWLVGRNPFSTSLMYGEGYDWTPLYSVRSGQMVGALPVGIETRGMEDAPYWPTQICWTYKEVWTQPVGQWLWLMQDIAVPATVKGMADPSNHRPVEFREQESGQLLTATPSPMDGTFSLHLPEGHYDVRQGSAHTDLTVLPGTSNSIDLRPDRLLDFKVSFQEIPGQSEILIQVSAEGAGPHVFAIRSDNLAVQEQAAIKVDLTPGKVQQIVWHAHVLSTDTPWVAVVVPDDALANRREVTGAEARH